The following coding sequences lie in one Moritella viscosa genomic window:
- a CDS encoding putative exported phospholipase — protein sequence MLRKIAVLLGLYMITPVLMAMSQVPTERHTIVQFTNSTPHTLYAYIEKGNNIELLTAEVMPLSTVDLANITRFSTDDDIAILLSNGDYNFSLTQRVTNGELAFGIDSHELTIEPQTNSAIQRFEIQLADRKNTIAFNSEKLNKGGKVNYVLQLHDQKPAIGPGNEFSLLSYNIWATTIFGSKKVSDRLTEMPEIMSGYDALVLTEVFDPIRTKKLLKQLSKEYSFTSSEIFKLGKIMQSGTRILTPWPVEEEKSLKYTNCNGIQCAATRGVIYARINKQGYIYHVFATHTQSSDDDSNRSARLAQLEEMGEFIREQNIPANEAVILAGDFNVNKIGLPGDRDQMEYILNASEPENKGHNLSFDSNTNYWAEKPYLEYLDYTLTGNDNLQPMTASQEIFAPRVLTESLWGIWDLSDHYAARGYFIYPTEK from the coding sequence ATGTTAAGGAAAATAGCAGTCTTACTTGGGCTATACATGATCACCCCGGTCTTAATGGCGATGAGCCAAGTACCCACTGAACGCCATACCATTGTTCAATTTACCAATAGCACACCGCATACCCTGTATGCGTATATTGAAAAAGGTAATAATATTGAATTGTTAACAGCAGAAGTGATGCCATTGAGCACCGTGGATCTCGCTAATATTACACGGTTCAGCACTGACGATGACATCGCCATTTTACTCAGCAATGGAGATTACAACTTTAGCTTAACCCAGAGAGTGACAAACGGTGAACTTGCCTTTGGTATCGACAGTCATGAATTGACTATCGAACCACAAACGAACAGCGCAATTCAGCGTTTTGAAATCCAACTTGCCGATAGAAAAAATACTATCGCCTTTAATAGTGAAAAGCTAAATAAAGGTGGCAAAGTCAATTATGTTTTACAACTGCATGATCAGAAACCTGCTATTGGACCTGGTAATGAATTTAGCTTATTAAGCTATAACATCTGGGCTACGACTATATTCGGTTCTAAAAAGGTGAGTGATCGTCTAACTGAGATGCCAGAAATTATGTCAGGTTATGATGCCTTGGTACTCACAGAGGTCTTTGATCCAATTCGAACAAAAAAATTACTTAAACAGCTCAGTAAAGAATATAGTTTTACCAGCAGCGAAATATTCAAATTAGGAAAAATCATGCAGTCAGGTACGCGTATTTTAACGCCTTGGCCTGTAGAAGAAGAAAAAAGCCTAAAGTATACCAATTGTAATGGTATTCAGTGTGCCGCTACCCGTGGTGTTATTTATGCTCGCATTAACAAGCAAGGTTACATTTACCATGTGTTTGCGACCCACACCCAATCATCTGATGATGATAGTAACCGATCAGCACGTTTAGCCCAGCTAGAAGAAATGGGTGAATTTATTCGAGAGCAAAATATCCCAGCAAACGAGGCCGTCATTTTAGCAGGAGATTTCAACGTCAACAAAATCGGCTTGCCCGGCGATCGCGACCAAATGGAATATATTCTTAATGCCAGCGAACCTGAAAACAAAGGCCACAACCTGTCTTTTGATTCCAATACTAACTATTGGGCAGAGAAACCTTATTTAGAATATCTTGATTACACACTAACAGGAAATGACAATTTACAGCCAATGACAGCAAGCCAAGAAATATTCGCGCCTCGCGTATTAACCGAATCACTGTGGGGAATTTGGGATTTATCTGATCATTACGCCGCTCGCGGATATTTTATCTACCCAACAGAAAAATAG